Below is a genomic region from Raphanus sativus cultivar WK10039 chromosome 4, ASM80110v3, whole genome shotgun sequence.
AGTCCGTTTGGCCGTTTGGTCGTCACCGTTCGCTCTCTCGATTACTCGATACGGTTCGTTCTCTCGCGGTTATTCGACAcggttcgctctctcgcggttactcagCACGGTacgctctctcgcggttactcgacacggttcgttctctcgcgattactcgtcaccgttcgctctctcgcgatTACTCGACACAGTTCGtttctctcgcggttactcagcacggttcgctctctcgcggttactcgtcACCATTCGCTCTCTCGCAGTTATTCGAcaccgttcgctctctcgcggttacttGGCACGGTTCACTCTCTCGATACTACTCGTCACCGTTCGCTATCTCGCAGTTATTCGAcaccgttcgctctctcgcggttactcgacacggttcgttctctcgcggttactcggcacggttcgctctctcgcggttactcggcaCGGCTCGATCTCTTGCGGTTACTCGACTCGTTCTCTCACGGTTATTCGGCACGGTTTGCTCTCTTGCATTCACTCGGATCACTCTCTCTCGCAGTCATTCGGCTCGGTCTTTAGCAGTTACTCGGGACCGCGGTTACACGACCACAAGGTTGAGAGTCTTGCGGATACTCGGACGTGGAGGAGAAGATTCATCTCGCTTCCCTTTGCAACTCTTTGTCGATCACAATTTCGAGTTGAGGGAAGATGCACAAGTGGAGGCTTTTGGTCGGCACATGGCACAGTTTCTCGCTGAGAGCTCATCACATTGCCATGTAACAGAGGCAAGGTTCTGGTATGATTTTGTCTCTCTGTTCCTAATTGAATTTGGACTTTTGCCAAGTTACTTACGCTAAGGCACAAGTACAGCTTACCTTTTTCAGAAATGGGTTTACAAACTTGCTTTTTACTAGGCACGAGTTAGTCGTAAACTCGTCTTTTACTAGGTACGAGTTGAATAAACTTGTCTTCTACTAGACATGAGTTTCATTCAACTCACCTTTTTCTAGACACGAGTTACCGACAACTCGCCTTTATCGAGCACGAGTTTAGTAAACTCTTTCTTTACTAGGCATGGCTTACTCGCCGAGCTATAGTTCTTAGGCATGGGTTTGATAAACTCGCCTTTTACAAGGCACGAGTTATACGCAAAGCACGGTAAACTTGCCTTCCACTAGGCACGAGTTACTCGCCGAGCTACGACTCCTAAGCACGAGTTTATTTAAACTTGCCTTCTACTAGGCACGAGTTCAAAGTAAACTCGCTTGGATCGTTAAATGTAAATGCGCTGAGTCCATTGTCTTATAAACCTCTTCGTAAAATTCGCAGAGATCAacttcatctctctcaacgAACTGGGGGGCTTACTGTTGGACATGGGTTTTACCCCCAACAAGGCCTATAAGATAATGGGCTCAGCCCATTTAAAAAGAGGTGACTAGGAAAACCCTAGACCTCATCCTTCTATAAATAAGAAGGTATCCCCTCCTTGAGAAGGATCCTCTCTTTGAGATCTTGCCTCTCTTCTCACTTTTTAGAGAGAAACACCAAATCACATGCTTTCTTCTAAGCACTTGTGACCTTTCGTTGTAGAACTACGATTGGCTTGATCCCCTTtcggggtacgtaggcaaccctTCATCGGGTCCAGCTATAACATATTACACCTCTtttactctccatctatccaATTCAAGCTCATTATGAAGACCTCTCCTAACCCCACCATCGAAATCAGTCTACCCCTTACGAAGCACCGATTTCGGTTCAAACAATTTACTGTTGGACATGGGTTTTACCCCAACAAAGCCTATAAGATAATGGGCTCAGCCCATTAAAAGGGAGGTCATTAGGAAACCCTAGACCTTAttcttctataaataaggaggCACTTCCTCCCTAGAAAGGATCTTCTTTTGGTTTCTCAACCATTTCATCTCTACATCTAGAGAGAGACATCACATTACATGCTTTCTTCTAAGCACTTGTAACCCTTTGTTGTAGAACTACGATTGGCTTGATCCCCTTTTggggtacgtaggcatcccttcaccGGGTCCAGCCACAAtcattttacccatttttatgATGATTTCTCATAAACCTCCATACAAATTCATTGTCTGATTCCAACAAACACTTCCAGCAAATCGACCGTTTTTGGATCAAACaattggcgctagaaggagggggccGAACCCAACGTCAAATATGTTGCTTGGCAAAGTCGCTACTCAAGACGAATCggtctctcgcggttactcgggAAGAATCACTCTCTCGTGGATACTCGGGACGAATCGCTCCCTCGAGGATACTCGACACGGTTCGTTCTCTCGCGATTACTCGGCACGGTTCGCTTTCTCGCAGTTACTCGGTAGggttcgctctctcgcggcTACTCATGACGAATcgttctctcgcggttactcgacATGATTGCTCCCTCACACTTACTCGGAGCAGACCGGTCTCTAGCAGTTACCTGGTCGCTCTCTCGTAGTCACACGACGCTCGCTCTCTCGCTGCTACTCGGAGCAGATCCGTCTCTAGCAGTTGCTACTCTCTCGCAGTTACTCGGAATGGATCGATCTCTTGTAGTCACTTTGCTCGAGATAagcttgcttcttcttcacccTAAAGATAAGCTCTTTACTAAATTATCCATCTTTTTATCACTTTCAAATTTGTTTCATTGCTCGCTTATTAACTAAGCAAGAGTGGTCATTTCTTTTGGTTTGTATTGTTCTAATCTTGTAATGCTTTTTGTGAACTAGAGCCGACTACAATCGTCAAGCCAAAGGTCATTGAGGTGGTCTTCATACTTTGAAAGACGAACTCAAAGTCTTTCAAAGTGGCACGAGGTTCATGGGCGAGCAACCACGAAGCATTTCACCGTCAAATCGTTGTTCGGCGAAGTCGTTACTCGACGAGGGTCACCCTCTCACCGTTACTCGGCACAGCTCgatctctcgcggttactcggcaCGGCTCGATCTCTCGCCGTTACTTGGCAATGCTCGTTCTCTCGCCATTACTCGGCACACCTCGCTCTCTCGCCGTTACTTGGCAAAGCTCGTTCTCTCGCGGTCACCTGGCTCGCTCTCTCGCGGTCACTCAGATTGCCCTCTCGCGGTCACTCGGCTCACTCTCTCGCGGTCACTCGGCTTGCTATCTCGCGGTCACTCAGATTGCCTTCTCGTGGTCACTCGGCTCGCTCTCTCGCCATTACTCGGCACAGCTCGCTCTCTCGCCATTACTTGGCAAAGCTCGTTCTCTCGCCATTACTCGGCACAGCTCGCTCTCTCGCCATTACTTGGCAAAGCTCGCCCTCTCGCGGTCACTCGGCTCGCTCGCGGTCACTCGGCTCACTCTCTCGCGGTCACTCAGATTGCCCTCTCGCGGTCACTCGGATTGCTTTCTCGCGGTCACTCGGCTCGCTCTCTCACGGTCACTCGGCGCATACCGCTCTCTCACTATCAGTCGTGACTATTCGTTTGTGATGGCTTGTTCATGGTGGTACGTTCATGACGATGTTTGTAGTGACTTGTCCTTGACAGCTAGTCAACTGACACTTCCATCCATAGCGACTAACTCGGGTGGTTCAGAACACTGTCCACACAGATCGTTTATGCAACTATCCCCGAGTAAGCTCCGATTGGAATCAGAAGTATGTCCATGACAGCTCGTCCGAGACAGTCCACCCACAACACTTCGTTTATGACAACCTAGCCATAACAGCCTGTTCATGACAATTTGTCTACGACATGAGTATACGATGAGTCCATTATCTTATAAACCTCTTCCTAAAGTTCGCAGAGATCAacttcatctctctcaacgAACTGGGGGGGCTTACTGTTGGACATGGGTTTTACCCCCAACAAAGCCTATAAGATAATGGGCTCAGCCCATTAAAAGGGAGGTCATTAGGAAACCCTAGACCTTATCcttctataaataaggaggCACTTCCTCCCTAGAAAGGATCTTCTTTTGGTTTCTCAACCATTTCATCTCTACATCTAGAGAGAGACATCACATTACATGCTTTCTTCTAAGCACTTGTAACCCTTTGTTGTAGAACTACGATTGGCTTGATCCCATTTggggtacgtaggcatcccttcaccGGGTCCAGCCACAAtcattttacccatttttatgATGATTTCTCATAAACCTCCATACAAATTCATTGTCTGATTCCAACAAACACTTCCAGCAAATCGACCGTTTTTGGATCAAACACATATCATATAATGTCCGAGACTAGATTAGACTTTACTTGTCTCAAACGCAGGAGCTGCAGAATCTTCTTGGTTTTTGGATCAATAGCGTTGATTCttcaaaaaaaagacaaacattttAATGTAAAGACACAACATAAAACTGTCTGGAAgtggaagaaaacaacaaacataCCCACGGATACGAATGATAAAGAGCAGTTTAGCCTCTGGATCAACGTAGAACCCTCCTTTCAACTTAGCCTCACGCTTCAACCTGATCAACTCATTGTCCTGAACAAAAGAACACATCATTAagacaagacaaaaaaaaaaacatcgtaCTTAATGAAAGACAAGACAAAGtgtgtattattattatttaaaacctTCTCAGCGTATTCTTTAGCGTATTGCTCAGCTCTCTTGAAGATAAGCTTGCGGGTCTCAACGctcttcttcttagcagcttcAGCTTCTTGCTTCTTGGCCAATGCCCATTCCTCTTCCCTCTTGATCTTTTTCAAGACAGACTCTGGAACCACCATCTTAGATTCTGCCATTTTCTTCCCTACATATAACAATGCAATAAGCAAGATATAAAACTAGGGTTTCTTTACATGATTCCATAACTAGGGTTTAGATTGCATTTCACTATTCTGATAAGTGAAGTTTCTACAATGGAAGCTTATCTAATCTCAAATGTTTATACAAATCTAGGGAAGAGGAGCTACTACCAATGGACAGAAGACAAACAGTTATGCTACGAGACGAAAGTATTAAGTGGAAGATCGGAGAAGCTTACTTTGAGCGGAAGGTATTatctgagagagagagtgagcGCGGCGCAGAGAGGAAGAACAAaaatgggtttagggtttttaatTCATAGCCTTGTTGGGCCAAATATCAGGAGGCCTGTTTCTTAATTTATTGGGCTTTGTGGGCTTATTATACACCTGCCTGGATGATCCATCAACAATGATCAGCATTTGAAAAGTTTGAATAGGATGATTACACATTGAAGAATTGAGTGAAATAGCAATTTtgtattactattttttttgtgaatgtTGTGGTGTCTTCGTATCgtttcatttgaaaaaaaaaaaatacaattgtTACTTTTTGGCTTGTAAATAAACTTATATAATTCATTTCAAATGAAGACAGTAATAAACAAGAAAGCTTAGGATCCaagtaattattaaaatttgtgATTATTGTTAGGGTGCAGTTTTCCTCTTTTCAATAATAGTAAACTAATGTGCATtcctatttaaatattataattatcattaaaaaattaaaatgattctaACGAAAGTGGACGTAGTCAGTGTTATCACCGAACATCGTGGGATAATCTGTTAGTATAAATCAGTTATTACTAAGAAACCTGTAACAACTTCACTTTGTAACCGGAGAAGATGAAGGTGGTAGATAAGATCAAGTCATGGACCGACGAAGGCAAAACGACCTTCTCCTTCGAGTTCTTCCCACCGAGGACGGAGGATGGAGTCGACAACCTCTTCGAGCGTATGGATCGTCTCGTCGCATACGGTCCAGCCTTCTGCGATATCACGTGGGGAGCTGGTGGAACAACGGCGGATCTCACGCTCGACATTGTCTCTAGGATGCAGAACGTTGTCTGCGTCGAGAGCATGATGCATCTCACGTGTACTAACATGCCTGTTGAGAAGATCGATCATGCGCTTGAGACGATACGGTCTAATGGGATTCAGAACGTTCTTGCGCTTAGAGGTGATCCTCCTCACGGTGAGAACAAGTTTGTTCAGGTTGAAGGAGGGTTTGGTTGCGCTTTGGATCTTGTGAATCATATTAGGAGCAAGTATGGTGATTACTTTGGTGTCGCCGTTGCTGGTTATCCTGGTAAGAacttaaatagaaaatataaaacatatatttttgttgaaatacatttttattttaaacatttatcttttagaaacctatataatattatatatacaagttgCATGAATCCCAATTATCAaagtgaaaatattaatattaaccTAAAATTGATTATAGTCCTCTAAATGATCAGTGTAATCCTAATCTCTTTTGATATACAGAGGCTCATCCTGATGTCATTGGTGAAAATGGCCTAGCGTCCAAGGAAGCTTATGAGAGTGATCTTGAGTACCTTAAGAAAAAGGtctgttttgtttcattatttgttttgtgaacgttcttgatttttttttgcattatatgtatttaaatatggATTTGGATTGTTTCTTTGAACAGGTTGATGCTGGAGCTGATCTGATTGTTACTCAGCTTTTCTTTGACACTGATATACTCTTAAAATTTGTGAATGACTGTCGGCAAATTGGTATCAAGTGTCCCATTGTTCCTGGAATCATGCCCATTAATAACTACAAAGGATTCTTGCGTATGATTGGTTTTTGCAAGACCAAGGCATGTGTCCATCTCTCTTAGTGTGACATTAAGTCATATGCAAAAATGAATTAACTTTGAAGCTCATGAATATTGTAGATACCAGCTGAAGTCATGGCAGCATTGGAGCCTATCCAGGATAATGAAGAAGCTGTGAAAGCCTATGGTATTCACCTTGGAACAGAGATGTGTAAAAAGATCTTGGCTCATGGGATAAAATCTCTTCATCTCTACACATTGAACATGGAGAAATCAGCTCTTGCAATATTGATGGTTGGTCCTCATTTTCTTACTACTAGATACTGGAGTATATATTCTAACCATCATCATGCTCTTGTTTCAGAATCTTGGTATGATTGAAGAGTCCAAAATTTCTCGCTCTTTACCATGGAGACGTCCTGCTAATGTTTTCCGTATTAAGGAAGATGTGCGTCCCATTTTCTGGTAACCACCACACTTATCTTTCTTGTGTTCTGATTAAGCTTAGCTAGTAGCCACAGACCTTAAGCGGCATATAATCTATATTCTTAAATCTTTTGAAAGGGCAAACCGTCCCAAGAGTTATATTTCTAGAACCAAGGCCTGGGAAGACTTCCCACAAGGTCGATGGGGTGATTCACGCAGTGCCTCATACGGTGCACTCACTGATCATCAGGTATTACATCCTCTGTCATAGAATAGATTGGTCTTTCTCTGATGAACTAAAAATGCTTTACTTGTTGTTAGTTCTCCCGTCCACGAGCACGTGACAAGAAGCTTCAACAAGAATGGGTTGTCCCATTAAAAAGCGTTGAAGATATTTATGAGGTAAATTAATAATCTTGATTCTTGACTTTCACTTTCACTTGACACTTGCAATAATAATCTTGTGAAACACGTTAACAGAAATTCAAGGAGCTCTGTCTTGGAAACTTAAAAAGCAGTCCATGGTCTGAACTGGATGGACTCCATCCAGAGACAAAGATCATAAACGAGCAGCTGGCGAAAATCAACACCAAAGGGTTCTTGACAATCAACAGCCAGCCGTCAGTCAACGCAGAGAGATCTGATTCTTCAACTGTTGGTAAGTTTCTTCTCATAACTACTAGTGATATTGAACTCAAGCCtcatcaaataattttttgagTATGATCTGCAGGATGGGGCGGTCCTGGTGGATACGTATACCAAAAGGCTTACCTAGAGTTCTTCTGCTCAAAGGACAAGTTAGATGAAGTTGTTGAGATATGCAAAGCTATGCCATCTATAACTTACATAGCTATGAACAAAGGTGAAAGCTGGGTGTCAAACACTTCACAGTCTGATGTGAATGCTGTCACTTGGGGTGTTTTCCCGGCTAAGGAGATTATACAACCGACCATTGTTGATCCTTCTAGCTTTAACGTCTGGAAAGATGAAGCGTTTGAGACTTGGTCAAGAAACTGGGCTAACTTGTACCCTGAAGCTGACCCTTCTAGAAACTTGCTTGAGGAGGTGAAGAACAGCTACTATTTGGTAAGTTTGGTAGAGAATGATTACATCAATGGTAACATATTCAAAGTCTTTGCAGATCTTTGAGTAGAATCCCATTAACAATGCTATTACTTCTCTTACTACTTTCAAGTTTTGCTATATTTGAATTCTTTGTCTTGTTATCATTATCATATTGATTTTCTAATAaagtttttgataaagaaaGCATCAAGTTTCATTAACCTTAAAGATCTAAAACTACAACAAGTCTTTGGCTCTTATGAGCTATTACCAAACACCACTTCATGGAGAAGCATGTAAGACTTCAAGAACCATCTCTTTTGGTTTAACAAGTCTGAAAGTGCACAAATCTCCAACAGCTAAACCGTAGCCCTTTGCTAGAATCCTCCATCCGCTGGAAAACAACTTTGATGCGTTACTTGGAACGTAGGTCACATCCCATGGCTTTCCCTTGGGATCATGTATGACAAACTTAGCCCTCCCCTTTGGCATGTGCTCATTTGCAAAGTCTAACGGTATGATCTGgtcaaaatgaaataaaagcaAACCATTCCAAGTCACATAATATCATTAGTCCAGAACCATAAATGGGTGCTTGTGTATTTGGTTAAATCTTACCAACAATGTGAGATGTGATTTCTTGATGGTGAGACTGAATGTTggagcagaggaagaagaagatgaagctcTATTGACATTACTAAccactttcttcttcatcttagATTCA
It encodes:
- the LOC108853890 gene encoding methylenetetrahydrofolate reductase (NADH) 2-like; amino-acid sequence: MKVVDKIKSWTDEGKTTFSFEFFPPRTEDGVDNLFERMDRLVAYGPAFCDITWGAGGTTADLTLDIVSRMQNVVCVESMMHLTCTNMPVEKIDHALETIRSNGIQNVLALRGDPPHGENKFVQVEGGFGCALDLVNHIRSKYGDYFGVAVAGYPEAHPDVIGENGLASKEAYESDLEYLKKKVDAGADLIVTQLFFDTDILLKFVNDCRQIGIKCPIVPGIMPINNYKGFLRMIGFCKTKIPAEVMAALEPIQDNEEAVKAYGIHLGTEMCKKILAHGIKSLHLYTLNMEKSALAILMNLGMIEESKISRSLPWRRPANVFRIKEDVRPIFWANRPKSYISRTKAWEDFPQGRWGDSRSASYGALTDHQFSRPRARDKKLQQEWVVPLKSVEDIYEKFKELCLGNLKSSPWSELDGLHPETKIINEQLAKINTKGFLTINSQPSVNAERSDSSTVGWGGPGGYVYQKAYLEFFCSKDKLDEVVEICKAMPSITYIAMNKGESWVSNTSQSDVNAVTWGVFPAKEIIQPTIVDPSSFNVWKDEAFETWSRNWANLYPEADPSRNLLEEVKNSYYLVSLVENDYINGNIFKVFADL